A genomic window from Desulfurococcaceae archaeon includes:
- a CDS encoding DNA/RNA nuclease SfsA produces the protein MNALKEIIKFDDLYECTVISRVNRFTVIVEVRGSEVAAYINNTGRLHEYVVKGKVGYCIETPRGGLKYRIIGVKDGNHEGYAALLDTAYQEKAFAVLQERGMIPWLLSCVLYRRNYRLDREIIDFAYSCHEDLVLVELKSAVMKLEEGVAGYPDAPTVRGRRQIQALAEYAKTGKRAFITFIAGVPGARKVKLHCYADRKICVAAEHAARSGVLFKAINLYVDPAIKGVVSAGVDIPVELGCDVTT, from the coding sequence ATGAACGCGTTGAAAGAAATAATTAAGTTCGATGACCTTTACGAGTGCACAGTCATCAGTAGGGTTAACAGGTTTACCGTCATCGTGGAGGTGCGGGGCTCCGAGGTAGCTGCGTACATAAACAATACGGGTAGGTTGCACGAATACGTGGTTAAAGGTAAGGTGGGCTACTGCATTGAAACACCACGAGGAGGACTTAAGTACAGGATCATTGGAGTAAAGGACGGCAACCACGAAGGGTATGCCGCGCTTCTTGATACAGCATACCAGGAAAAAGCTTTCGCAGTTCTACAAGAACGTGGTATGATTCCGTGGCTGTTAAGCTGCGTGCTGTACAGGAGAAACTACAGGTTAGACCGCGAAATAATAGACTTCGCTTACAGTTGCCACGAAGACCTGGTGCTCGTAGAGCTGAAAAGTGCAGTAATGAAGCTGGAAGAAGGCGTTGCAGGGTACCCTGATGCCCCGACCGTTAGGGGTAGAAGGCAGATTCAAGCGCTTGCAGAATATGCCAAGACAGGTAAGAGGGCCTTTATTACGTTCATAGCAGGCGTACCCGGGGCACGAAAAGTAAAACTTCACTGCTACGCCGATCGGAAGATCTGTGTGGCCGCCGAGCATGCCGCACGAAGCGGCGTATTGTTTAAGGCCATAAACCTATACGTTGACCCAGCAATTAAAGGCGTGGTCTCAGCTGGCGTAGACATACCAGTAGAGCTGGGGTGCGACGTAACCACGTAG